The DNA region GACTGTCCAAGCCATTGCCCGGCTGGTTGAAATGGGCTAGAAAATCGCCGTTCTCCTTCGATCCCATCACTTCATGGTTCCCGATCACCGATACAAGCGTCGTATTCAGGAAATGCGGCTGCGCTTCCCGGAACCAGTCATTCCACTGCGCTTCCAAGAAGCCTTTATCGACCATATCCCCGGCATGCACCATAAATTCCGCATCGGGATGCTCGCCTGCAGCCTTGTCAATCGTCTGGCCCCAGAGCTCGAATTCCTTCGCGGTGGATGCCTGGGAATCCGCAAAGTACAAGAATTTGGTCGATTCCTCCGTCAGGGACACTGTTTCAAACGAGCCTTGTTCACTGTAATGGCCCTGGCCGTCCCCTACGCGATATACGTACGCCGTTCCAGGCTCTAGGCCGCCGGCTTCGGCCTTATGGACACGAACCGTCCCCAGATCGAGCGTGTGGTACAGCTCGTTTGTCCCGCTGACTTTCTGTACGTTCGGCGCATCAAACCCGGTAAATTCGGATTGCTTCACCAGCTCGACCACCGTATGCTCGATCGCCGGGTGCGTATGCCAGTTGAACATCCGCGAGGTCGCCGGATCTGCGCCCATGCCAACGCTGATGTTTGTTGGCGTCTCGGTTCCAAACAGAGGAGATACTTTAAACGCCAAAGCCGGGCTGTACTGATTGTCCTTCACCGCTTGAACGGTATAGGTCTTGATCTGCGATGTTAACGCGCTTGTCCTCAGCTCGCCCGCCGTGTCCGTCGTGCCGATCTGCGCGCCGTCCGCCGTAATCTGCACGTCTTGAACCGCGGCACCTTGGGCGTCGGTTACGTGGAATACCGTCTCATAACCTTCGACGGCTCCCTCTTCATTCCAGTTCAGCGCCAAATGTGCAGCAATCTTGGAAGTGATCGGGAGGCCGAAGAACGTAAACTCCGTATCCCCTGTGTCCGTCAAAATTAGCGCGCCGGATTTCAGCGAGATCACGCTGGTGCCTTCCGTATCCTTCTTCACGTCATATCCAATTCGTCCAATCACTTCATCATCGCTTAAAGATGCGGTATGGATGTCCTTCCAGGTCACCTTAACCGTTCCTTTCGCTTGATCGATATCCGCCCATACCTGGGAAGAATCCAGTTTGTCGCCTCGAATGAGCCGCACATTCTCAAGCTTCATCGGATCAAACTGGAACTCAATATGTCCGCTGCGGATTCGGGACGTGTTGACGCCGCCGATATCCAGCGTATAGCTGTTCCCCAAGTAGACGGTGTCCGGCGTATCATACACGATCTTTGCTGCGTCTGCGCCTGTATGGATCGTGAAATGCCACTCCTTGGTCGTCTGATTCCCGGAGAGGTCGCGGACGGTCACCTTCGCTTGATGGATGCCGTCGGCAAGCGGAACGCTTGGCGTATAGTGGATTCTTCCTTCCGGCGGATACAGCGTATGCTGCACAAGCACGCCGTCTACATAGAAGCGAATCCGGTCCGGATCGATCAGCGTCGTTCCCGGATGCTTCGAAGGATCATAGCCCGCATCCTCGGCATATACCGTGATCGTTGGCGTGTTCTTCGTGATCTCTTCGCCGTCGGCAGGCGAGAAGCCCTTGAGAATCGGCGGTTCAATATCGTCGTTAGCCGGGCCGTACAATGCCCGGATTTCGTCCACATAGATCGCTCCGGCGTTCTTCTTGTCCGCCTTGGTCTCCATATAACGGACCGGCATGTCCATGACGAGCGGAAGCGTTCTTCCCTTCGGCACGTCAGCCTCAAGGTACTTCCAGCCGACAAAATTCACCCCGTCGCTCTCATCGGTAAAATTCAACGGGATATTTCCCTTAGCGTCCCGAAGCTGAGCCCGGAGCCAATGCCCGTTGCCGTCGCCGTACACCCACATGCTGATCTTCTCGGGATAGCCCGGAATTTCGATATTGTCTGCCGCGCTGTTCGTCTGCAGATATGCACCGGAAGTCCCCGTCATACCGGTAAAATCATACTCCAGCTTCAACGCGCCGCTGCCGGATCGGACATAGGTATCATCCGTCTCGACCGATACCCGGGTCGACTTAAACTGCGCGCCCGCGCTTTCCTTATACCGGCCAAGGCCATTCTCGAAATCCTCCAGCATAACCGGCGGGAGCCCGACGTTCACATCGATCGAGGTCTCCACACTGCCGTATTTAACATAGATCTTGCCGCTCACATTCTGCTTATCGGCAGCCGTAAATGTGCCGGTGCCGTCAATGGTCCCGATATCCCCTTCGACGCGCCACTCAAAGCGGCTGTTGTCGGCCTGAATGACCTGACCGTTACGGAGGGCCGTGACGGTTAATGTATTCGTGGAGCCGGACGGAAAGGTCATTACCTCATCCCGGAAGGATAGCTCCGTTATTTGATCGACGATTTCCAGCTTCGCACTCCCCCTGAGCGTTCCCGATTGAACGGCTATTTCCGTCTCTCCCGGCTGGCTGCCCGCTGTGAACCTGCCGCTGGCGTCGAAACTCCCGAATGCAGGATCGGTCTGCCATACTGGCGTTCCCGGCATCGCGGCGGGATGGAGGTTCGCGTCAACAGCGGCTGCCGTAAATACCGCGGACGATCCCGTCAGCACCCGCGCAAGGTTCGGCGACACGACAAGCTTCTCCGCTTGTCCTTCCGGCGCCTTGTTCACGAGCAGAATGCCGTTCGCGGTTTTGCGTTCTCCGCCGTCCGAAGGGGAATTCAGCACCTTGCGTTCGGTCTCTCCCGGCAAGCGGGCGACGAAGGTTGCCGAGCCGCCGCCATCCAGATTGAGCGCGTTCACAACGCCAAGCTCCTGCAGCATCTCGCCGAGCTGGATGTAATTGACGCCTTCGCTGAAGCCCGGCTGCCGGCCGTCCACCTCGAACAGAACGACCGAGCCGTCCGCCTTCGTGCCAACTACCGTTCTCGGGTGAATGGCCGGATCCGAATGCTGCTGCACGACGCCATCCTTAACCAGCATCACCGTGCCGCCGATGGCCATCTTCACGTCCTTCCAGGCGTCCTCCAACTCGAACCGGGCGGTCACTTCATCGCCGGGCTGAAGATTCGCGAGTTTGGCCCGCTGCTGGCCCGAAGCCGACAGAACGGCCTGATTCGGGCCGATTGGGGAATTTCCCCGGTCCTTGTGAACGGATGCGACCTTCATGACCAGGGTTTCACCGCTTGCCGCCCGTCCGCTGACGATATCCAGAACAACCTCATCGCCCAGGCTGTTCGTCATCGTCGTCTTGTTGAATTTCTCTGTATACAGCACAAGTGCGTCCGTCCCTCTCAGACGGTTGATGGACGTTATGCCGGTATCGGTCCCGCCGATCCGGACTGTCTTCGTTAGTTTTGGACTTCCGTACAAGGTTGTCCCGTCCTGCCGGATGCCGAAAGCGTTCCTGCCGTTCGGCGGGTCGGTCAGAAGCTCTCCGTCTCCCATGAACAGCCCCAGCGGGATGCCTGTCGACATATCGTAGAAATCCCCGTTGACGGCGGCAATCACCCGGTTGCCTTCCTTGTCGGCATCGGCTGCCATTTTGCTCACGCCCTGCATGCCGTAGACCTTGCCGTCGGTCAGTCCGGGCTGGAGCTCAAGCTGCCCTTGCGCCGGATCGAATTCCACCATATGGACCTTCTGTTCCCCGCTCCCCTTGTGCATGTTCAACCAAGTATATGTAGCCCCCGGTCCAATCTCCATTTGCCGCATATCAATAAGGCCGGATGGGGCAGCTGCTGCTGCCGGGCCCGCCGCTTGAAGCGTACCGGCGGGGAACAGCAGGGAAAGAAACATCACACCGCTCAGCAGTGAAGATATTCTTTTCTTGCTTCGAAACATATCATCAATTCCTCCTTCGTTCTTGTGGGGGTGCTTCCTCATGCTTGAAGACCGCCCGAATAACGGGCTTGCTTACGGAAGTATAACGGTGACTTGTTAAGTCCACCTCCTTTCTCTGTAAATCTGAAGTTAACTCTCTTAAAAACTTGAAAGAGGCGTTTGCGCCAAGCTAGCGGAATCCTCTTTCTCTAATCATATTGAAATTTAATTTCAAAATACAATAGATTTTGTAAAATATTATTTTATTGTTTGTGCAGGAATTTCTGCCATCATGCCGTAAGCGCGTAAATTGTAGAATGGCAGGAGAGGATTAGATTGGGGCGGTTTGCCGTCATTCGACGCTTTTTGCTCCTCCTCTCCCTTCCTCTACACGATCCGAGCCGGACAAAAAAACAACCGCTGCCACGAGAGGCTGCGGTTGTCTTAAAGTTGCCCAGTGCTTGTTACTTCTTCGTCACGTTGCCGTTGGCATCGATCTTCGCATTATAGGAAAGCTTGTTCAGCTTCGCGATGATCTCCTTGTTGTACTTCTTGTCCATCAGGTTCGGCTGGCCCTGGAGAATCTTCACCGGAGTGATCCGGCTCGTAATCTTGGAGCCCTGAATTTCAAAATGGACCATCATGGACAGGAGCGTCTTGTCTCCGCCGCGCGTGGAGCGGTTGAAGACAAAATTGCCGAGCGAATAGTAAATCGGCTTGTTCTTGTAATACTCAATCCCCATGAGCGTGTGGCTGTGCGAACCGACGATGATGTCCGCTCCCGCGTCAATCATTTTCTTCGCCATGCTCCGTGCGTAATCATCAGGGTAATCGGCGAATTCCTGGTTCCAATGAATATAAACGATCGTAAAGTCATTCGCCTTCGCCGACTTCTTGATCTGGCTGAGCATCGGCTCCATCGTATAGGCGGATGCGGCCCCCGGATGGTTCTTCCCTGCGATCCAGGAATTGTCCGACAGCACGCGGCTGACGCCTAATACGGCGATCTTTTTCCCTTTGACCGTTTGCACATACGGCTTGAACGCTTCGTCAATGTTGCGGCCTGCACCGGTATATCCGATCTTCTGACGTTTGAGATGGGTGATGGTGTCCAGCATCGCCTGCTGGCCATAGTCCAGAATGTGGTTATTGGCCAGTGTTACACCATCGATCCCTGCGTATACGAGGCCTTTCAGCGTATCCGGCTTGGAGCGGAAAGCAAAGGTTTTGTTCGCGGCCTTGCCGCGGACGGACACCGGCGTTTCAAGATTGGCGAAGGCCATGTCCGCTTTTTTCAATATAGGAGCAACCTTCTTGAACGGATACAGATTCCCGAAGCGTTCGATCTGGTTCCCCACATATCCGTCCAGCAAAATATCCCCGACAAAAACGAGATCGATCGGCTCGTTCTTGGAAGCATTCGTCTTGGTTGCTGCACTCGTCTTGCTCGTGGCCGTCCCGGTCCCGCCAGCCGACGCGGCTGATACGATGGAAACAGGGAGTAGCATTGCACATACCAGAATGAGGGCAATTAATTTCTTCATCTATGCTG from Paenibacillus ihbetae includes:
- a CDS encoding CapA family protein; the protein is MKKLIALILVCAMLLPVSIVSAASAGGTGTATSKTSAATKTNASKNEPIDLVFVGDILLDGYVGNQIERFGNLYPFKKVAPILKKADMAFANLETPVSVRGKAANKTFAFRSKPDTLKGLVYAGIDGVTLANNHILDYGQQAMLDTITHLKRQKIGYTGAGRNIDEAFKPYVQTVKGKKIAVLGVSRVLSDNSWIAGKNHPGAASAYTMEPMLSQIKKSAKANDFTIVYIHWNQEFADYPDDYARSMAKKMIDAGADIIVGSHSHTLMGIEYYKNKPIYYSLGNFVFNRSTRGGDKTLLSMMVHFEIQGSKITSRITPVKILQGQPNLMDKKYNKEIIAKLNKLSYNAKIDANGNVTKK
- a CDS encoding phosphodiester glycosidase family protein, encoding MFRSKKRISSLLSGVMFLSLLFPAGTLQAAGPAAAAAPSGLIDMRQMEIGPGATYTWLNMHKGSGEQKVHMVEFDPAQGQLELQPGLTDGKVYGMQGVSKMAADADKEGNRVIAAVNGDFYDMSTGIPLGLFMGDGELLTDPPNGRNAFGIRQDGTTLYGSPKLTKTVRIGGTDTGITSINRLRGTDALVLYTEKFNKTTMTNSLGDEVVLDIVSGRAASGETLVMKVASVHKDRGNSPIGPNQAVLSASGQQRAKLANLQPGDEVTARFELEDAWKDVKMAIGGTVMLVKDGVVQQHSDPAIHPRTVVGTKADGSVVLFEVDGRQPGFSEGVNYIQLGEMLQELGVVNALNLDGGGSATFVARLPGETERKVLNSPSDGGERKTANGILLVNKAPEGQAEKLVVSPNLARVLTGSSAVFTAAAVDANLHPAAMPGTPVWQTDPAFGSFDASGRFTAGSQPGETEIAVQSGTLRGSAKLEIVDQITELSFRDEVMTFPSGSTNTLTVTALRNGQVIQADNSRFEWRVEGDIGTIDGTGTFTAADKQNVSGKIYVKYGSVETSIDVNVGLPPVMLEDFENGLGRYKESAGAQFKSTRVSVETDDTYVRSGSGALKLEYDFTGMTGTSGAYLQTNSAADNIEIPGYPEKISMWVYGDGNGHWLRAQLRDAKGNIPLNFTDESDGVNFVGWKYLEADVPKGRTLPLVMDMPVRYMETKADKKNAGAIYVDEIRALYGPANDDIEPPILKGFSPADGEEITKNTPTITVYAEDAGYDPSKHPGTTLIDPDRIRFYVDGVLVQHTLYPPEGRIHYTPSVPLADGIHQAKVTVRDLSGNQTTKEWHFTIHTGADAAKIVYDTPDTVYLGNSYTLDIGGVNTSRIRSGHIEFQFDPMKLENVRLIRGDKLDSSQVWADIDQAKGTVKVTWKDIHTASLSDDEVIGRIGYDVKKDTEGTSVISLKSGALILTDTGDTEFTFFGLPITSKIAAHLALNWNEEGAVEGYETVFHVTDAQGAAVQDVQITADGAQIGTTDTAGELRTSALTSQIKTYTVQAVKDNQYSPALAFKVSPLFGTETPTNISVGMGADPATSRMFNWHTHPAIEHTVVELVKQSEFTGFDAPNVQKVSGTNELYHTLDLGTVRVHKAEAGGLEPGTAYVYRVGDGQGHYSEQGSFETVSLTEESTKFLYFADSQASTAKEFELWGQTIDKAAGEHPDAEFMVHAGDMVDKGFLEAQWNDWFREAQPHFLNTTLVSVIGNHEVMGSKENGDFLAHFNQPGNGLDSLKGTNFSFDYKNIHFIMLNSEYELEEQKKWLEQDLAGNKKEWTIAIFHRGPYGSIYDSAEVRNQWAPVLEKYEVDLVLNGHDHIYVRSYPMKNLAIAPDGSGTTYVVAGSTGPKFYSHTERGWHQVVDEEKTQMYASVEVNGDELRFVTKTVGGRLVDEFTLTKSGTPKPKPESIVVSPKQLKLAVGDSRQLTAEVKPDGAEASVTWSVYSAEPQQAVSVSADGIVTANELGEAIVRATSTVSPEVFADVRIMVGKESDISLESIRFKGKPVLKVGDTDQTVTEAVYSDGSRIPVIEGVTYESSKPEVATIDERGTVRALAEGSTVISATYGGFKSEYGLKVIRTGGNPNPDPSPPVDPPGKPPVFPPVKPPVIPPKPPVTQPPGRITVTAEELADKLANGKAVLTVNGEFEELILPGNAAELVKEGSIRIVADHMTITIPGEVLAQLRRLEQGDEPDKGSIKLSSVKLEESAANRRIADAARKEGAQLKRIGALYELGLEWVSASGAANSLKEFGKAITLELPLPSGTGGSRVSIYYVSDSGELEYIPGILKDGRMSAPIQHFSAYGLLQYEKTFADVPSTFWAEEAIGDLAAKQLVKGVSAERFAPAQKVTRAEFAAMLVRILGIQAEGPVPYSDVASGEWYADTVAAAADAGIVYGLSGDRFAPEAPIKRQEMAAMLVRAYGYAMKQPNGADVTRSGFADIAGAPDWVQEAVNSAYALGFVKGHTPSRFEPEGYATRAESAQVMFNLLNKLQ